The Periplaneta americana isolate PAMFEO1 chromosome 9, P.americana_PAMFEO1_priV1, whole genome shotgun sequence genome contains a region encoding:
- the LOC138705980 gene encoding uncharacterized protein encodes MPLAESKQEELAPSWMDKTFFEKALQSSENDPFLTVTSVQIEAATAQGDNYLSEMYRATIQVLRENKAEEISLIVKTEPTAQEMNKYATNGNLFEREVAMLRDVIPAMNHLIEEIMPGKCQPFAAKYVYSRIGPCKSTIVLEDLNKKGFKMAERTTGLDMEHCLLVMRTLARFHAASIALKDRIPELLEPFMSEELLDATETQFKDAFPSMYTSVAKEVKNFPENGERYYNKILNLAPDSAVRYVEGRRRDENDFNVLTHGDLWINNMMFGYSKDNNSPLDLRFVDYQVSNWTTPAVDIHYFLESSTCNDLLNKTHILIEEYYITLEDTLTLFGYQHLLPRREEFIEQLNKRGIYARDCVFVIRCPVLADRKKIPNLDNVINGREAFNCSPIYMESLKTLLPLFEAKGWL; translated from the exons ATGCCATTGGCAGAAAGTAAGCAAGAGGAACTGGCTCCAAGCTGGATGGACAAAACGTTCTTTGAAAAGGCTCTGCAATCCAGCGAAAATGACCCCTTCCTGACAGTTACATCTGTACAGATCGAGGCAGCAACAGCACAGGGGGACAACTACTTAAGTGAAATGTATAGAGCGACTATCCAAGTGTTGAGAGAAAATAAAGCGGAAGAAATATCTCTCATTGTGAAAACAGAACCAACAGCGCAAGAAATGAATAAG TATGCAACAAACGGTAATTTGTTTGAAAGGGAAGTCGCGATGTTGAGAGACGTCATTCCAGCGATGAATCACCTTATCGAAGAAATTATGCCAGGAAAGTGCCAGCCTTTTGCAGCTAAATATGTTTATTCGCGTATCGGACCATGTAAATCAACAATTGTTCTAGAAGATCTCAATAAAAAAGGGTTCAAAATGGCCGAGAGAACAACTGGTTTGGATATGGAACACTGTCTTCTCGTTATGAGAACTCTGGCCCGTTTTCATGCAGCATCTATTGCTCTCAAAGACAGAATTCCTGAACTTCTAGAACCATTTATGAGCGAAGAACTGTTGGATGCAACGGAAACTCAATTTAAAGACGCTTTTCCGTCTATGTACACTAGCGTTGCGAAAGAAGTTAAGAATTTTCCAGAAAATGGGGAAAGATATTATAACAAAATACTGAATCTTGCTCCCGATTCAGCCGTAAGATATGTTGAAGGACGAAGAAGAGATGAGAACGACTTCAATGTGTTAACTCATGGAGATTTGTGGATCAATAACATGATGTTCGGTTATTCAAAAGACAACAATTCACCTTTGGATTTAAG GTTTGTCGATTACCAGGTGAGCAATTGGACGACTCCAGCAGTAGATATTCATTATTTCCTCGAATCCAGCACTTGCAATGACCTTTTGAATAAAACTCATATCCTTATTGAAGAATACTATATAACGCTTGAAGATACTTTAACTTTGTTCGGATATCAACATTTACTTCCTCGAAGGGAAGAATTCATCGAGCAGCTGAACAAGAGGGGAATCTATGCCAGAGACTGTGTGTTCGTAATTCGTTGTCCCGTTCTAGCAGATCGAAAAAAAATTCCTAATTTAGACAACGTTATTAATGGACGTGAAGCATTTAACTGTAGTCCCATCTATATGGAATCTCTGAAAACGCTATTGCctctttttgaagcaaaaggCTGGTTGTAA